The Prevotella sp. E9-3 genome has a window encoding:
- a CDS encoding MBL fold metallo-hydrolase: MVFKRVLHPVGQGAFFTEQFYDESGKVVNNVVYDCGSFTSQPNLVEYEIRNTFEKNAHIDLLFISHFDNDHVNGLMKLQSQTKIDKDTKVIIPFRYPYLLMVMDEDYPMLASFVMQMFNIGAQVVGIDENADDNRLGEPIDIGGLGGNKTLGGKKVIRLDNVLWYYYPFMLPDQSSLQKVFEGKVKGIVNLDDPNEILTKRKELRNIYKTIGKTKGGVTKINVNTLFMLSFPAVNVAYNTNIWHQLNLRGNVAPTCFYTGDSNLKGNGYDVVKQRVTDILGIYSKGTKVWMMQVPHHGSARCFPKKMADRSDGFYECGFVNCNPWHWHPVFDSSIIGDFTRNNKTLLLVTECYHSRVEVIAELFPQNKRDNDVDG, encoded by the coding sequence ATGGTTTTTAAAAGGGTATTACATCCAGTAGGGCAAGGGGCTTTCTTTACGGAACAGTTTTATGATGAGAGTGGTAAGGTGGTAAATAACGTAGTGTATGACTGCGGGAGCTTTACCAGCCAGCCCAACCTCGTTGAGTATGAGATAAGGAATACCTTTGAGAAGAATGCTCATATAGACTTGTTATTTATCTCTCACTTTGACAATGATCATGTGAACGGGCTGATGAAGTTACAAAGCCAAACAAAGATAGATAAGGATACAAAAGTGATAATACCCTTTAGGTATCCTTATCTGCTTATGGTGATGGATGAGGATTATCCTATGTTGGCAAGCTTCGTGATGCAGATGTTTAATATCGGGGCTCAGGTAGTAGGTATTGATGAAAATGCCGATGATAACAGGCTTGGCGAACCGATAGATATAGGCGGGCTTGGCGGAAATAAAACCCTTGGTGGGAAAAAAGTGATAAGGTTGGATAATGTGCTATGGTACTACTATCCGTTTATGCTGCCTGACCAGAGTTCGCTACAAAAGGTGTTTGAAGGGAAGGTGAAAGGTATAGTTAATTTGGATGACCCCAATGAGATACTGACGAAGCGGAAAGAACTTAGGAATATATACAAGACCATAGGTAAGACGAAAGGCGGTGTGACGAAGATTAATGTGAATACGCTGTTTATGCTATCGTTTCCTGCTGTAAATGTCGCTTACAATACAAATATCTGGCATCAACTAAACTTGAGAGGAAATGTTGCACCTACTTGTTTCTACACTGGGGATTCGAACCTGAAGGGTAATGGATATGATGTGGTGAAGCAAAGGGTGACTGATATACTTGGTATTTATTCGAAGGGAACTAAGGTTTGGATGATGCAGGTGCCTCACCATGGTAGCGCCAGGTGCTTTCCCAAAAAGATGGCAGACAGGTCGGATGGATTTTATGAGTGTGGGTTTGTGAACTGCAATCCATGGCATTGGCATCCGGTGTTTGATAGCAGTATCATCGGTGATTTTACTCGCAACAACAAGACTCTTTTACTGGTGACAGAATGTTACCATTCAAGGGTTGAGGTGATTGCTGAACTATTTCCTCAAAATAAAAGAGATAATGATGTCGACGGATGA
- a CDS encoding NAD-dependent epimerase/dehydratase family protein, translating into MENKKTMEKITLDNKTIFVTGAAGFIGSNLVKRLFKDVKGATIIGIDNMNDYYDVALKEYRLNELNTTVSEDITWKFVKDDIADKQTIDGIFEEYKPQVVVNLAAQAGVRYSITNPDAYIMSNMIGFYNILEACRHNPVEHLVYASSSSVYGGNKKVPFSTDDRVDNPVSLYAATKKSNELFAHCYSKLYDIPTTGLRFFTVYGPAGRPDMAYFGFTNKLLKGETIQIFNYGNCRRDFTYVDDIVEGVYRVMQGAPERKKGEDGLPIPPYAVYNIGGGQPENLLDFVNILQEELVRAGVLHADFDFEAHKQLVPMQPGDVPTTYADATALERDFGFTPKITLREGLRKFAEWYKNYYRRNV; encoded by the coding sequence ATGGAAAATAAGAAGACTATGGAAAAGATTACATTAGATAATAAGACGATATTTGTTACAGGTGCTGCTGGTTTCATTGGATCGAACTTGGTGAAGCGTCTGTTCAAAGACGTGAAAGGTGCTACCATCATCGGTATCGACAATATGAACGACTACTATGATGTGGCACTGAAGGAATACAGGCTGAATGAGCTTAACACTACCGTTTCTGAAGACATCACATGGAAGTTTGTCAAAGATGATATTGCGGACAAGCAGACCATTGACGGAATCTTTGAGGAGTATAAGCCCCAAGTCGTTGTGAATCTCGCAGCGCAGGCAGGTGTACGCTACAGCATTACCAATCCTGATGCGTATATCATGAGCAACATGATTGGCTTCTATAATATACTGGAGGCATGCAGGCATAATCCTGTGGAGCATCTGGTATATGCTTCGTCCAGCTCTGTATATGGTGGCAACAAGAAAGTGCCATTCTCTACAGATGACCGTGTAGATAATCCTGTGTCGCTGTATGCAGCTACAAAGAAGAGCAATGAACTGTTTGCTCACTGTTATTCAAAGTTGTACGACATTCCAACCACGGGCTTGCGCTTCTTCACTGTTTATGGCCCTGCTGGTCGTCCTGATATGGCATACTTTGGTTTTACCAACAAACTGCTGAAAGGCGAGACCATTCAGATATTTAACTACGGCAACTGCCGTCGTGACTTCACTTACGTCGATGACATCGTAGAGGGTGTGTATCGTGTGATGCAGGGTGCTCCGGAGCGTAAGAAGGGTGAGGACGGACTGCCTATCCCTCCCTACGCAGTATATAATATCGGTGGTGGTCAGCCAGAGAACTTACTTGACTTTGTGAATATCCTACAAGAAGAGCTTGTTCGTGCTGGTGTCCTTCACGCAGACTTCGACTTCGAGGCACACAAGCAGCTTGTTCCCATGCAGCCTGGTGATGTACCCACCACCTATGCTGATGCCACCGCCCTTGAACGTGACTTCGGGTTTACACCCAAGATCACGTTGAGAGAGGGACTGAGGAAATTTGCGGAGTGGTATAAGAACTACTACCGTCGCAATGTTTGA
- a CDS encoding nucleotidyltransferase family protein, whose translation MKDIVIAAGYATRLGELTKNFPKPLLKIGENTILGRMLDDIDRIPEVDEHIIITNHKFAGIFEDWKKDLHYSKPISIVDDGTETNETRLGAVCDLLFAMDKLHIDDDLLVVAADNLLFFSFQEFVDFARAKGTSCIMCHEQPSIEKLQRTGVIVVDENMKVLNMEEKPQVPKSHWAVPPFYIYLKKDLDLVRHSVENGCGKDAPGNLAHYMVEHTTMHAWPMSAGRFDIGSLDTYYEAVEKYGK comes from the coding sequence ATGAAAGACATTGTTATTGCTGCTGGATATGCGACAAGGCTTGGAGAGTTGACGAAGAACTTCCCAAAGCCATTGTTGAAGATTGGTGAGAATACTATCTTGGGAAGGATGTTGGATGATATCGACAGGATTCCTGAGGTTGATGAACATATCATTATTACGAATCATAAGTTCGCTGGTATCTTCGAAGACTGGAAGAAGGATTTGCACTATAGCAAGCCTATTTCCATCGTTGATGATGGTACAGAGACAAACGAGACTCGTCTTGGAGCTGTGTGCGATTTGTTGTTTGCAATGGATAAGCTCCACATCGATGATGATTTGTTGGTCGTGGCAGCGGACAACCTGCTGTTCTTCTCGTTCCAGGAGTTTGTGGACTTCGCTCGTGCCAAAGGCACATCGTGTATCATGTGCCATGAGCAGCCATCAATTGAGAAGCTCCAAAGGACAGGTGTGATTGTGGTAGATGAGAATATGAAGGTGCTGAATATGGAAGAGAAACCTCAGGTGCCCAAGAGTCATTGGGCTGTGCCTCCATTCTATATCTATCTGAAGAAAGACCTCGACTTGGTACGTCACTCTGTAGAGAATGGTTGCGGCAAGGATGCGCCAGGTAATTTGGCGCATTATATGGTGGAGCACACCACTATGCATGCTTGGCCCATGAGTGCTGGACGATTCGATATAGGTAGCCTCGATACTTACTACGAGGCAGTAGAGAAATATGGAAAATAA
- a CDS encoding galactokinase family protein: MEKYQYHIFSPYRVCPLGAHVDHQHGLVTGFAIDKGVDLWFNVNDGQRSKDEGQRSIGHVHLESKTFEGVVDFDIDTPSQVREHHWGDYARGAKYALRKRFELKRGIEGVIQGSLPVGGLSSSAAVLIAYVMAFAKANDITLQPFEVVKIASEAEREYIGLNNGLLDQACIALGKKDGLLFLDCDSNDWRIIKRNADMPEFEIGIFFSGLTRSLVNSDYNLRVYECKTAAWNMLAYTDQPLKTFDKTFLRDIPKATFEKTRIAMPQRFARRAEHFYSEYRRVRQGVTAWETGNLKLFGKLSFDSCESSIHNYECGSPELIAIYEIMRQLPGVYGGRFSGAGFKGACIALVDPAYKEEIQKVLTEKYLEQFPEYEKTFQVFWVKPNDGARFLDN; encoded by the coding sequence ATGGAAAAGTATCAATATCATATTTTTAGCCCGTATAGGGTTTGCCCATTGGGGGCACACGTTGATCACCAGCATGGTCTGGTAACGGGATTTGCGATTGACAAGGGTGTTGACCTGTGGTTCAATGTCAATGACGGTCAAAGGTCAAAGGACGAAGGTCAAAGGTCTATTGGTCATGTGCATCTGGAGTCTAAGACGTTTGAAGGGGTGGTGGACTTTGACATCGACACGCCGTCTCAAGTGCGTGAGCACCATTGGGGTGACTATGCTCGGGGTGCTAAGTATGCGCTGCGGAAGCGATTTGAACTGAAGCGAGGTATCGAGGGAGTCATTCAGGGTTCTTTGCCTGTAGGTGGATTGTCATCGAGTGCTGCCGTGCTGATTGCTTATGTGATGGCGTTTGCCAAGGCGAATGATATTACGCTACAGCCGTTTGAGGTGGTGAAGATAGCATCGGAGGCAGAACGGGAGTATATCGGACTGAACAATGGTTTGCTGGATCAGGCTTGTATTGCCTTGGGCAAGAAGGATGGACTGCTGTTCCTAGATTGTGACAGCAACGACTGGCGTATCATCAAGCGGAATGCGGATATGCCGGAGTTTGAGATTGGCATCTTCTTTTCTGGACTTACTCGTTCGTTAGTGAACTCGGACTATAACCTGCGTGTCTATGAGTGTAAGACGGCGGCTTGGAATATGCTGGCCTATACGGATCAGCCGCTGAAGACGTTTGATAAGACGTTTCTGCGAGATATTCCCAAGGCGACGTTTGAGAAAACGCGGATTGCTATGCCACAGCGCTTTGCCCGTCGAGCGGAGCATTTTTACAGTGAGTACCGCCGTGTGCGTCAGGGTGTGACGGCTTGGGAAACGGGGAACCTGAAACTGTTTGGTAAGTTGAGCTTTGACTCTTGTGAAAGTAGTATCCACAACTATGAGTGTGGTAGTCCTGAGCTCATAGCCATCTATGAGATAATGCGCCAGTTACCTGGAGTGTATGGTGGTCGCTTCTCTGGAGCTGGCTTCAAAGGAGCTTGTATTGCCCTCGTAGATCCAGCCTATAAGGAGGAAATTCAGAAGGTGCTCACAGAGAAATATCTGGAACAGTTCCCTGAATACGAAAAGACATTCCAGGTGTTCTGGGTGAAGCCGAATGATGGGGCAAGATTCTTGGATAATTGA
- a CDS encoding WbuC family cupin fold metalloprotein has protein sequence MTITQELLDKLFEEAKGNPRLRTNLDLRTSAEDGSQRMLNAMLPGTEVAIHRHPMSNEDVILIKGRLDEVLYEEVTSEDGKVSLKETERIHLCPETGAYGCQVPKGVWHTVEVIEPSVIFEGKDGKYGEDGSEMYASM, from the coding sequence ATGACGATAACCCAAGAATTACTGGATAAACTGTTTGAAGAGGCGAAGGGGAACCCTCGTTTAAGGACGAACCTTGACCTGAGAACATCTGCAGAGGATGGCTCGCAACGTATGCTGAATGCAATGTTGCCAGGAACAGAGGTGGCAATACACAGGCATCCAATGAGCAATGAGGACGTGATACTCATTAAGGGCCGATTGGATGAGGTGCTGTATGAGGAGGTGACTTCTGAGGATGGCAAGGTGTCGCTGAAAGAGACTGAGCGTATACATCTTTGCCCTGAGACTGGTGCCTACGGCTGCCAAGTACCAAAAGGTGTGTGGCATACGGTGGAGGTGATTGAACCATCGGTTATCTTCGAAGGTAAGGATGGTAAGTATGGTGAGGATGGGAGTGAGATGTACGCCTCGATGTGA
- a CDS encoding glycosyltransferase family 4 protein gives MGTYLVIAVLLIVAELIYFKIADKCNIIDKPNERSSHSTIVLRGGGIIFAISMLVWYFWFMVNGAGGTVEYLPFLVGLLMVAGISFVDDIHSLPDSLRMVVQIVSILLMFWSIGLFGAFDSWVWTIVAVLVALFFCVGATNIINFMDGINGITAAYGFAMLLPIALLNHNMGFIDESYLIVAIIGLIVFSIFNFRPKGKAKCFAGDVGSIGIAFIILFALGKLMLATQDVTWIVFFLVYGIDGSMTIFHRIMLHENLGQAHRKHAYQLMANELKMSHVVVSLLYMAMQLVVSLGFIYLCPNTVLAHWIYLVGAAAVLAVAYVLFKMKYYHLHEEYLASLNK, from the coding sequence ATGGGAACGTATTTGGTTATTGCGGTTCTGCTGATCGTGGCGGAGCTGATATACTTTAAGATTGCGGATAAATGCAACATTATCGATAAACCGAATGAACGGTCGTCGCATTCAACAATCGTGTTGCGTGGCGGTGGAATCATCTTCGCAATATCGATGCTCGTATGGTACTTCTGGTTCATGGTTAATGGTGCAGGGGGCACGGTTGAGTATTTGCCGTTCCTTGTGGGCTTGTTGATGGTGGCAGGAATCAGCTTTGTGGATGATATTCACTCGTTGCCCGACAGTCTGCGCATGGTGGTGCAGATTGTTTCGATACTGCTGATGTTCTGGTCAATCGGGCTGTTTGGTGCCTTTGACAGTTGGGTATGGACAATTGTGGCTGTCTTGGTGGCTTTGTTCTTCTGTGTGGGGGCGACCAATATCATCAATTTTATGGATGGTATTAACGGCATTACTGCCGCATACGGATTTGCAATGCTTTTGCCAATTGCATTGCTGAACCACAATATGGGATTCATAGATGAATCGTACCTTATTGTAGCCATCATCGGCTTGATAGTGTTTAGCATCTTTAATTTCAGACCGAAGGGTAAGGCGAAGTGCTTTGCGGGGGATGTAGGTTCGATAGGTATTGCGTTTATCATTCTGTTTGCATTGGGTAAGCTGATGCTGGCTACGCAGGATGTGACATGGATTGTGTTCTTCCTGGTATATGGTATCGATGGTAGTATGACGATATTCCATCGCATTATGCTGCATGAAAATCTGGGGCAGGCGCATCGTAAGCATGCGTATCAGCTGATGGCGAATGAGTTGAAGATGAGCCATGTGGTAGTGAGCCTGCTGTATATGGCTATGCAGCTGGTGGTATCGCTTGGATTTATCTATCTATGCCCGAATACGGTGCTGGCGCACTGGATATATTTGGTAGGGGCTGCGGCTGTGCTGGCTGTGGCGTATGTATTGTTTAAGATGAAGTACTACCACCTTCACGAAGAGTATTTGGCATCTCTAAATAAATAA
- a CDS encoding GDP-L-fucose synthase, with product MLDKSSKIYVAGHNGLVGSAIWNNLKQRGYNNLIGRSHKELDLTDQNAVKKFFDEEQPDAVVLAAAFVGGIMANMLYRADFIMMNMKIQCNVISEAYAHGVKKLLFLGSTCIYPKNAPQPMKEDCLLTSPLEYTNEEYAIAKIAGLKMCESYNLQYGTNYIAVMPTNLYGPNDNFHLENSHVMPAMMRKVYLAKLIHDGEWDKIRRDLAIRPVGANIKENGEQVRYVIDGNSDEALIRKILAWYGIEDNKVTLWGTGKPLREFLWSEDMADASVHVLLNVDFKDIIGIEKYSSVHYGVAADGVVDRNHSTGRGGYIPSLGEIRNCHINVGTGKELTIRELSELVVKAVGFEGEVEFDASKPDGTMRKLIDVSKLHSLGWTHKVEIEDGVAKLFEWYRQSLA from the coding sequence ATGTTGGACAAATCATCGAAAATATATGTTGCTGGCCACAACGGCCTAGTTGGTTCAGCAATCTGGAACAATCTGAAGCAAAGAGGTTATAATAACCTTATAGGTCGTTCTCATAAAGAATTGGATTTGACAGATCAGAATGCTGTGAAGAAGTTCTTTGATGAGGAACAGCCAGATGCAGTGGTTTTGGCAGCAGCATTTGTTGGTGGCATTATGGCAAATATGCTGTATCGCGCTGACTTCATCATGATGAACATGAAGATACAGTGCAATGTGATTTCAGAGGCGTATGCGCATGGTGTGAAGAAACTGCTGTTCTTGGGTTCGACGTGTATTTATCCTAAGAACGCGCCACAACCCATGAAGGAGGATTGCCTGCTGACTTCACCATTGGAATATACGAATGAGGAATATGCTATCGCCAAGATAGCGGGACTGAAGATGTGCGAGAGCTATAATCTGCAGTATGGCACCAATTATATAGCAGTGATGCCAACCAATCTTTATGGCCCGAATGATAATTTCCATTTGGAGAACAGTCATGTGATGCCTGCCATGATGCGTAAGGTGTATCTGGCAAAGCTGATACATGATGGTGAGTGGGATAAGATTCGTCGTGACTTGGCCATCCGTCCCGTTGGTGCAAACATCAAGGAGAATGGTGAGCAGGTGCGCTATGTGATTGATGGTAATAGCGATGAAGCACTCATTCGCAAGATACTTGCTTGGTATGGTATTGAGGATAATAAGGTTACTCTTTGGGGTACGGGAAAGCCGCTTCGTGAGTTCTTATGGTCAGAGGATATGGCTGATGCTAGTGTTCATGTGCTTTTGAATGTAGATTTCAAAGACATCATAGGCATAGAGAAATACTCAAGTGTACACTATGGCGTAGCTGCTGACGGAGTGGTTGACCGTAATCATTCTACAGGCCGTGGTGGATATATTCCCTCGCTGGGTGAAATCCGCAATTGTCATATCAATGTGGGAACAGGTAAGGAATTGACCATCCGCGAACTTTCGGAACTGGTGGTTAAGGCAGTCGGTTTTGAAGGTGAAGTAGAGTTTGATGCTTCGAAGCCTGATGGAACAATGAGAAAACTCATTGATGTAAGCAAGCTGCACTCTCTTGGCTGGACGCATAAAGTCGAGATTGAGGATGGAGTTGCTAAGCTCTTTGAGTGGTACAGGCAGTCGTTAGCCTAA
- a CDS encoding type I phosphomannose isomerase catalytic subunit, with protein MFRRLTDIAPVTTSHGVGLKRVLLSSNESGCSLTQIAVTELKAGEIAAAHVHPDMQEGFYVLDGELEVELDGKKTTCTKDTFVYVEKCTSHEMHALKDSRIMTIGCVIEASRNKLYPMLFKQNRKTLVWGTEDWTVSGVPNSESEVENGTWARYNLTEVIARRPEEILGRQTALKYNNQLPLLAKIIDAHQDLSIQVHPNDEMAKREHNKFGKSEMWYILDAEPGAYLYAGFKEKITPEQYKERVANGTITEVLAKHEVHKGDVFYLPSGRVHAICGGIKLAEIQQSSDVTYRIFDYNRPGLDGKPRELHTEQAAKAIDYTVYPEYKTPHAENIGEANEVLNTPFFSIKIVETNEPFHRNMIKYDSFIIIMNIGEPFTIRVRATGDEVLVPADSSCLIPAAIADYELIPVHGSAKVMEAFINNKKSIGKTVKDFFHLFSN; from the coding sequence ATGTTCCGTCGACTAACAGATATAGCTCCCGTCACTACTTCGCATGGTGTAGGGCTGAAGCGTGTTCTTCTCTCCAGCAATGAGTCCGGTTGCTCGCTTACACAGATAGCAGTAACTGAACTCAAAGCAGGTGAGATTGCGGCTGCCCATGTGCATCCCGATATGCAGGAGGGCTTCTATGTACTCGATGGTGAGTTGGAGGTTGAGCTTGATGGAAAGAAGACCACTTGCACTAAGGATACCTTTGTATATGTAGAGAAATGCACTAGTCACGAGATGCATGCGCTTAAGGATAGTCGTATCATGACTATCGGATGCGTTATCGAAGCCAGTCGCAACAAACTCTATCCGATGCTCTTCAAGCAGAACCGCAAGACACTGGTATGGGGAACAGAGGATTGGACGGTATCTGGTGTGCCTAATTCTGAGTCAGAGGTGGAGAATGGTACGTGGGCGCGATACAACCTTACAGAGGTCATAGCTCGCAGACCGGAAGAAATCCTCGGGCGACAGACTGCACTCAAGTACAATAACCAACTTCCGCTTCTCGCAAAAATCATTGATGCTCATCAGGATCTCTCCATACAAGTACATCCCAATGACGAGATGGCCAAGCGTGAGCATAATAAGTTTGGAAAATCTGAGATGTGGTATATTCTTGATGCTGAACCAGGAGCATACCTCTATGCAGGCTTTAAGGAAAAGATTACTCCTGAGCAGTACAAGGAACGAGTAGCCAATGGCACCATCACAGAAGTGCTCGCAAAACATGAGGTACACAAGGGTGATGTGTTCTATCTTCCGTCCGGTCGTGTTCATGCCATCTGTGGAGGCATCAAACTTGCTGAGATACAGCAGTCGTCGGATGTCACCTATCGCATCTTTGACTATAATCGCCCAGGGCTGGATGGTAAGCCTCGTGAGTTGCATACAGAACAGGCGGCAAAGGCTATCGACTACACTGTCTATCCGGAATATAAGACTCCCCATGCAGAGAATATAGGCGAAGCCAATGAAGTTTTGAACACCCCATTTTTCAGCATCAAGATAGTGGAGACCAATGAGCCTTTTCATAGGAATATGATAAAATACGACTCTTTCATTATCATTATGAATATTGGGGAACCGTTTACTATCCGGGTGCGTGCCACAGGAGATGAAGTGCTTGTGCCTGCTGATTCATCCTGTCTTATACCTGCTGCAATTGCTGATTATGAACTTATTCCTGTTCATGGCTCTGCAAAGGTCATGGAGGCGTTTATTAACAACAAGAAGTCTATTGGAAAAACAGTGAAAGACTTCTTCCATTTATTTTCAAATTAA
- the gmd gene encoding GDP-mannose 4,6-dehydratase, producing MKTALITGITGQDGSYLAEFLLEKGYDVHGTIRRSSVDFRERIAHLEGTPHFHLHYADLGDSMSVLGVIGKVRPDEIYNLAAQSHVQVSFDSPEFTADVDAVGVLRILEAVRQLGMKDTCRIYQASTSELYGKVEEVPQNENTPFHPYSPYAVAKQYGFWIVKEYREAYDMYCCSGILFNHESERRGETFVTRKITLAAARISQGLQDCLYLGNMDSLRDWGYAKDYVECMWLILQNDTPEDFVIATGVQHSVREFTELAFKHAGIELKFEGEGINEKGVVVKGPEALVGKTVVAVSEDFYRPTDVVNLWGDPTKAKAKLGWNPNKTSFEELVKIMVESDIAKVAAEGAAAKVRTNLAEYLEKGIVK from the coding sequence ATGAAAACAGCGCTTATTACTGGTATTACTGGTCAAGATGGAAGTTATCTGGCCGAGTTTTTGTTGGAAAAGGGTTATGACGTACATGGAACGATTCGTCGTAGCTCAGTAGATTTTCGTGAAAGAATTGCTCACTTGGAAGGCACACCTCATTTCCATCTGCATTATGCAGACCTTGGTGACTCGATGAGCGTGCTGGGTGTGATAGGTAAGGTGCGTCCCGACGAGATATATAACCTGGCTGCACAGAGCCATGTGCAGGTTTCGTTCGACAGCCCTGAGTTTACGGCTGATGTGGATGCTGTGGGTGTGCTCCGTATCCTGGAGGCTGTGCGACAGTTGGGTATGAAGGATACTTGTCGTATCTATCAGGCTTCGACATCGGAGCTGTACGGTAAGGTGGAGGAGGTGCCTCAGAATGAGAATACGCCATTCCATCCATATAGCCCTTATGCTGTGGCTAAGCAGTATGGATTCTGGATTGTGAAGGAGTATCGTGAGGCTTACGATATGTATTGCTGCTCTGGTATTCTGTTTAATCATGAATCGGAACGTAGAGGTGAGACTTTTGTAACCCGTAAGATAACATTAGCAGCTGCTCGCATATCTCAGGGCTTACAGGATTGCTTGTATCTGGGTAATATGGATAGTCTCCGTGATTGGGGTTATGCCAAGGACTATGTGGAATGTATGTGGTTAATCCTCCAGAATGACACTCCTGAGGATTTCGTTATTGCTACAGGCGTGCAGCATAGTGTTCGTGAGTTTACTGAACTTGCATTCAAACACGCTGGTATTGAACTGAAGTTTGAGGGCGAAGGCATCAACGAGAAGGGTGTTGTAGTGAAAGGTCCTGAGGCTTTGGTAGGAAAGACTGTAGTGGCCGTTTCAGAGGACTTCTATCGTCCAACGGATGTAGTTAACCTCTGGGGTGATCCTACTAAGGCTAAAGCTAAGCTGGGCTGGAATCCTAACAAGACTTCTTTTGAAGAACTTGTTAAGATAATGGTTGAGAGCGATATTGCCAAGGTAGCTGCTGAGGGTGCTGCAGCTAAGGTAAGAACAAACCTTGCTGAATACCTCGAAAAGGGAATCGTTAAGTAA
- a CDS encoding mannose-1-phosphate guanylyltransferase, which produces MRNNHIVIMAGGVGSRFWPLSTPEYPKQFIDILGCGRTLIQLTVDRFKGICPISNFWVVTNAKYVDIVKLQLPDIPVEHILAEPAARNTAPCIAWACWSIKKEDANANVVVTPADAVVMNPEEFRRVIGNALAFTKKNNAIVTIGIKPSRPETGYGYVEAKSAVEGEICGVEAFKEKPNLETAEQYLKAGNYLWNAGIFVWNIDTITECITKYKPNIAADMNKIAATGNVEEIFPQCEKISIDFAVMEPASADNLVYTHPADFGWSDLGNWASLHDKLLKDENDNGAVGNIKLYECSNCVVHAEDAKKVVLQGLDGYIFSEKNGQILLCKRSEEQRIRDFSAE; this is translated from the coding sequence ATGAGAAATAATCACATAGTTATTATGGCTGGTGGTGTTGGGAGCCGTTTCTGGCCGCTAAGTACACCAGAATATCCTAAGCAGTTCATCGACATTCTGGGATGTGGAAGGACGTTGATACAACTTACTGTTGATCGCTTTAAGGGCATTTGCCCTATAAGCAACTTTTGGGTAGTGACCAATGCTAAGTATGTTGATATAGTTAAGTTGCAGCTACCTGATATTCCAGTAGAACATATCCTTGCTGAACCTGCCGCGAGGAATACAGCACCATGTATTGCATGGGCTTGCTGGAGCATTAAGAAAGAAGATGCTAATGCCAATGTGGTGGTTACACCAGCTGATGCCGTGGTGATGAACCCTGAGGAGTTCCGTAGGGTTATCGGTAATGCGCTTGCATTTACGAAGAAGAATAATGCCATTGTAACCATTGGCATCAAGCCTTCACGTCCAGAGACAGGCTATGGCTATGTTGAGGCCAAGAGTGCTGTTGAAGGAGAAATCTGCGGAGTTGAGGCATTCAAGGAGAAACCCAATTTAGAGACTGCAGAGCAGTATCTTAAGGCTGGAAACTACCTTTGGAATGCTGGAATCTTTGTGTGGAACATAGATACCATTACAGAGTGCATTACTAAGTACAAACCAAACATTGCTGCTGATATGAATAAAATTGCTGCTACAGGAAATGTTGAAGAAATTTTTCCGCAGTGCGAAAAGATTTCCATCGACTTTGCTGTGATGGAACCTGCAAGTGCTGATAATCTGGTTTATACTCATCCTGCGGATTTCGGTTGGAGCGACCTTGGCAACTGGGCTTCTTTGCATGACAAGTTGCTGAAAGATGAGAATGACAATGGTGCGGTAGGCAATATCAAACTCTATGAATGTAGCAATTGTGTGGTTCATGCAGAGGATGCTAAGAAGGTAGTCCTGCAGGGGTTAGATGGCTATATCTTCAGTGAAAAAAACGGCCAGATTCTCCTATGTAAAAGAAGCGAAGAGCAACGTATTCGAGATTTTTCAGCCGAATAA